From Humisphaera borealis, the proteins below share one genomic window:
- a CDS encoding RNA polymerase sigma factor, with amino-acid sequence MLRTDGTGSTATDPRGSAGGPESQVSPATPVTPSVGTDHLAEDAAERSREDLILLRRAAGGDGKAFADLVERHAKSMYRLAYMLLGSNADAEDVVQETWTGVYKALKRFEGRSSVRTWLMRILSTQVALWRRKKRSGINRVGDMRLGVLSLDDAPGAEADALPRPEQSANRSSDWQADLEVALDKLSLDHREVIVLREVEGFSYDEIADSLKVPRGTVESRLHRARSELRKHLKAYEP; translated from the coding sequence ATGCTTAGGACGGACGGCACAGGTTCAACCGCGACAGACCCGAGAGGGTCGGCGGGTGGACCGGAGAGCCAAGTCTCGCCGGCGACACCGGTAACACCGTCCGTTGGTACGGATCACTTGGCGGAGGATGCGGCCGAACGATCGCGCGAAGACCTGATTCTGCTCCGCCGGGCTGCCGGTGGGGACGGAAAGGCGTTCGCTGATCTGGTCGAACGCCACGCCAAAAGCATGTATCGACTGGCGTATATGCTTCTGGGAAGCAACGCCGACGCCGAGGACGTCGTCCAGGAAACCTGGACCGGCGTCTATAAAGCGCTCAAGCGGTTCGAAGGACGGTCGAGCGTTCGGACCTGGCTGATGCGGATCCTCTCCACGCAGGTCGCCCTTTGGCGACGCAAAAAGCGGAGCGGGATCAACCGCGTCGGCGATATGAGGCTGGGCGTTCTGTCGCTCGACGATGCCCCAGGTGCCGAGGCCGATGCACTGCCCCGGCCGGAACAGTCGGCCAACCGAAGCAGCGACTGGCAGGCCGACCTGGAAGTGGCGCTGGACAAGCTGAGCCTCGACCATAGGGAAGTCATCGTGCTTCGCGAGGTCGAAGGGTTCAGTTACGATGAGATCGCCGACTCGCTCAAGGTGCCGCGGGGCACGGTCGAATCCCGGCTGCACCGGGCGAGGAGTGAGCTCCGCAAGCATCTGAAGGCGTATGAGCCTTGA
- a CDS encoding universal stress protein has translation MSRILIAISSPYAAQRVIDSVGDLAKRLNAEVLVVHVSRPSGGQMREQEQAEGEQAIRFMREELHAKGLQVQDLLMFSDDIARAILNTALEREATMIVLGLTGKNVFARLLAGNVPVELLKNTKIPVLILPPDWSKPI, from the coding sequence ATGAGCCGAATCTTGATCGCGATCTCAAGCCCCTACGCCGCCCAACGAGTGATCGACTCGGTGGGCGACCTGGCCAAACGGCTCAATGCCGAAGTACTGGTCGTCCACGTATCGCGCCCCAGTGGCGGACAGATGCGCGAACAGGAGCAGGCCGAGGGGGAACAGGCGATCCGCTTCATGCGGGAAGAGCTGCACGCCAAGGGGTTGCAGGTTCAGGACTTGCTGATGTTCAGCGACGACATCGCCCGGGCGATTCTGAACACCGCGCTGGAGCGCGAAGCCACCATGATCGTGCTGGGGTTGACCGGCAAAAACGTCTTCGCCCGCCTGCTGGCCGGAAACGTGCCCGTGGAACTGCTGAAGAACACCAAGATCCCGGTGCTGATCCTGCCGCCGGACTGGTCCAAGCCGATCTGA
- a CDS encoding GspE/PulE family protein: MQDILTTLTRQSLLDEDAAQVAREQLAGGASLDDALDVAIHGVDGEANGQGVAAEEKVLRYLAEQFGLAYVELENVNPPRELLAKFPARILLNHKLLPLEQTPDGVIVATCRVFDSGPLDELRLATGLELRAAIAPSREIDRAAKRVLGVGADTLQSMGADDDDVKVIETNDDDLDLNATAAAQDSSIIKFVNQIMAEALEVRATDVHVEPFENQLRIRYRVDGVLIEAPIPSKIRKYHAAIVSRLKILSHLDIAEKRLPQDGRIRLRVAGREIDLRVSVIPMIHGEAVVLRILDRGDTVLGLEALGMSARDSNIWTKVLDLPHGIILVTGPTGSGKTTTLYAALSKINQTDLKIITIEDPVEYQLRGINQIQVNTKANLSFGAGLRAILRHDPDVVLIGEIRDRETAEIAVQASLTGHLVFSTLHTNDAPGATSRLIDMGVEPYLVASSVEMIAAQRLVRLICKHCREEIPQDEVERMTEGLDDVPRVLYRGRGCRNCQNTGYRGRQSVFEMMPVTDEIRSLILTRSSSRVIRKVAIEQGMKSLRQDGWRLVAAGRTTVDEVIRMTKDENQAVGMEKVASTGDRVID; this comes from the coding sequence TTGCAAGACATTCTGACCACGCTCACACGCCAGTCGCTGCTCGACGAAGACGCCGCGCAAGTCGCGCGGGAGCAACTCGCCGGCGGCGCGTCGCTCGATGACGCCCTCGACGTAGCGATTCATGGTGTCGACGGCGAAGCCAACGGGCAGGGCGTGGCGGCGGAGGAAAAGGTCCTCCGTTACCTCGCCGAGCAGTTCGGCCTGGCCTACGTCGAACTGGAAAACGTCAACCCGCCGCGCGAACTGCTGGCCAAGTTTCCGGCCCGCATCCTGCTCAATCACAAGCTGCTGCCGCTGGAGCAGACGCCCGATGGCGTGATCGTCGCGACCTGCCGGGTCTTCGACTCCGGCCCGCTGGACGAACTGCGCCTCGCGACCGGCCTGGAACTGCGGGCGGCGATCGCGCCGTCGCGCGAAATCGACCGCGCCGCCAAGCGCGTGCTCGGCGTCGGTGCCGACACGCTCCAGTCGATGGGCGCCGATGACGACGACGTCAAGGTCATCGAGACCAACGACGACGACCTCGACCTCAACGCCACCGCGGCGGCGCAGGATTCGTCGATCATCAAGTTCGTCAACCAGATCATGGCCGAGGCGCTGGAAGTGCGGGCGACCGACGTTCACGTCGAGCCGTTCGAAAACCAGCTCCGCATTCGCTACCGCGTGGACGGCGTACTGATCGAAGCGCCCATCCCGTCGAAGATCCGCAAGTATCACGCGGCGATCGTCAGCCGTCTTAAAATCCTGTCGCACTTGGACATCGCCGAGAAGCGCCTGCCGCAGGACGGCCGCATCCGCCTGCGGGTCGCGGGGCGTGAAATCGACCTTCGCGTGTCGGTCATTCCGATGATCCACGGCGAAGCGGTGGTGCTGCGTATCCTCGACCGCGGCGACACGGTGCTGGGCCTGGAAGCACTGGGCATGAGCGCCCGCGACAGCAACATCTGGACGAAAGTCCTCGACCTGCCGCATGGCATCATCCTGGTGACCGGCCCGACCGGCAGCGGCAAGACGACGACGCTGTACGCCGCGTTGTCGAAGATCAACCAGACCGACCTGAAGATCATCACGATCGAAGACCCGGTCGAGTATCAGCTCCGCGGCATCAACCAGATCCAGGTCAACACCAAGGCCAACCTGAGCTTCGGCGCCGGCCTGCGTGCGATCCTGCGTCACGACCCCGACGTCGTGCTGATCGGCGAAATTCGAGACCGCGAGACGGCCGAAATTGCCGTGCAGGCGTCGCTCACCGGCCACCTGGTGTTCAGCACGCTGCACACGAACGACGCTCCTGGTGCCACCTCACGACTGATCGACATGGGCGTCGAGCCTTACCTGGTGGCGAGTTCGGTCGAAATGATCGCAGCCCAGCGCCTGGTTCGACTGATCTGCAAGCACTGCCGCGAAGAGATCCCACAGGACGAAGTCGAGCGCATGACCGAAGGGCTCGACGATGTTCCGCGGGTGCTGTACCGCGGCCGCGGCTGCCGCAACTGTCAGAACACGGGGTATCGCGGCCGGCAGAGCGTTTTTGAAATGATGCCGGTGACGGACGAAATACGAAGCCTGATCCTGACCCGTTCGAGCAGCCGCGTGATCCGCAAAGTGGCGATCGAGCAGGGTATGAAGAGCCTGCGTCAGGACGGCTGGCGGTTGGTTGCCGCGGGCCGCACAACCGTGGACGAGGTGATCCGTATGACGAAGGACGAGAACCAGGCCGTTGGCATGGAGAAGGTGGCGAGTACTGGTGACCGAGTGATCGACTAG
- a CDS encoding pilus assembly FimT family protein has product MQVVVKQSRRAFTLLELILVLLVMAIMVAMAIPAMRGLAAGRGADECAGQMLALAHYARSQAIAEGVNYRLNIDPTNKVYYLTKFYSDPLDASAAPGFYELGVEMGSVFRAPADVTLEWDNAYASLQLQNAAATGQILPEKIGSDVPFVEFTPSGRTDACLIRVIDRDGTVTQVVCPSATETIRVIRPDGRIRS; this is encoded by the coding sequence ATGCAAGTCGTCGTCAAGCAATCTCGCCGGGCCTTCACGCTGCTCGAGCTCATCCTCGTGCTGCTGGTGATGGCGATCATGGTCGCGATGGCGATCCCGGCGATGCGGGGCCTGGCGGCGGGGCGCGGGGCGGACGAGTGCGCGGGGCAGATGTTGGCGCTGGCCCACTACGCCCGCTCGCAGGCGATCGCCGAAGGCGTGAACTACCGGCTCAATATCGACCCGACGAACAAGGTGTATTACCTGACCAAGTTCTACAGCGATCCACTCGACGCAAGCGCCGCCCCGGGTTTCTACGAACTGGGCGTCGAGATGGGATCCGTCTTTCGCGCGCCCGCCGACGTGACGCTCGAATGGGACAACGCCTACGCATCGCTGCAGTTGCAGAACGCGGCGGCGACTGGGCAGATTCTGCCGGAGAAGATCGGCAGCGATGTGCCGTTCGTCGAGTTTACGCCGTCGGGCCGTACCGATGCCTGCCTGATCCGCGTCATCGACCGCGACGGCACGGTCACGCAGGTGGTCTGTCCGTCGGCGACGGAAACGATTCGAGTCATTCGGCCGGACGGAAGGATCAGGAGCTGA
- a CDS encoding type II secretion system protein GspJ: MRPVSTAISPASHFDCFDAPCPILTPDFRLPTSARRSRAFTLLELLAAISLVALIGLSLFATLRIATRARDSSEALLEPQRTADLAFEMIRQDLENAQPPSGVLSATFTGGDFRDGRGRDGDTVRFFTTSKGPQHESGDGDIRRVEYLCLASDGNDTQGEYMLVRRVIHNLLSPFEPPADDEVILRGIGGFDLQFWDGALGTWVPTWESAQQNNSVPMAIQVSIDLDRTQLVDGQSQVVTRRFVRVVQLPCAIPAQNTSGLGTGR, translated from the coding sequence ATGCGACCTGTATCGACCGCAATCTCGCCCGCCTCACACTTCGACTGTTTCGATGCGCCTTGTCCTATTCTGACTCCTGACTTCCGACTCCCGACTTCGGCGCGGCGAAGCCGCGCATTCACCCTTCTGGAACTCCTCGCCGCGATCTCCCTCGTGGCGCTGATCGGTCTTTCGCTTTTTGCCACGCTGCGGATTGCCACCCGAGCGCGGGACAGTTCCGAAGCATTGCTCGAACCGCAGCGGACTGCCGACCTGGCGTTCGAGATGATTCGTCAGGATCTGGAGAATGCCCAGCCGCCGTCGGGCGTGTTGTCGGCGACGTTCACCGGCGGCGACTTCCGCGACGGCCGCGGCCGTGACGGCGACACCGTCCGGTTCTTCACCACCAGCAAAGGCCCGCAGCACGAAAGCGGTGACGGCGACATTCGCCGGGTCGAGTACCTCTGCCTGGCGTCCGACGGCAACGACACCCAGGGCGAGTACATGCTCGTTCGCCGGGTCATTCACAACCTGCTCTCCCCGTTCGAACCGCCGGCCGACGACGAAGTCATCCTGCGCGGCATCGGTGGCTTCGATCTTCAGTTCTGGGACGGTGCCCTTGGCACTTGGGTGCCCACGTGGGAATCGGCCCAGCAGAACAACAGCGTTCCGATGGCGATCCAGGTGTCGATCGACCTCGACCGCACCCAGCTCGTCGACGGCCAGTCGCAGGTCGTCACCCGGCGGTTCGTGCGTGTCGTTCAGCTCCCGTGTGCAATTCCGGCGCAAAACACCAGCGGATTGGGGACGGGACGATGA
- a CDS encoding type II secretion system protein: protein MKARRHKGGASPRSLSASVPPCPRASSRSASSRRASARRNRGFTLVEVLATILMLAIIVPVAMQAVSLATGISGAARHRAEAAALAESQLAFLMTSGEWQTGTLQGDFAQQGFPEYQWYASVGNWTEANVQQLDVMVLWTTPRRGEESVVVSTLVYQLGADDSTGDAAATGATP from the coding sequence ATGAAGGCACGCAGGCACAAGGGAGGCGCATCACCGCGCTCCCTTAGTGCCTCCGTGCCTCCGTGCCCCCGTGCCTCCTCCCGCAGTGCCTCCTCCCGCCGTGCCTCTGCTCGTCGAAACCGAGGCTTCACGCTTGTGGAAGTCCTCGCCACCATCCTGATGCTGGCGATCATCGTGCCGGTGGCGATGCAGGCGGTGAGCCTGGCGACTGGCATCTCCGGCGCGGCCCGCCACCGCGCCGAAGCCGCCGCGCTGGCCGAATCGCAACTGGCGTTCCTGATGACCAGCGGCGAGTGGCAGACCGGCACGCTGCAAGGCGACTTCGCGCAGCAGGGCTTTCCGGAGTACCAGTGGTACGCCAGCGTCGGCAACTGGACGGAAGCCAACGTGCAGCAGCTGGACGTGATGGTCCTCTGGACGACGCCCCGGCGGGGCGAGGAATCGGTTGTCGTCTCCACGCTGGTCTACCAGCTGGGAGCCGACGACAGTACCGGTGACGCGGCCGCGACAGGAGCGACGCCGTAG
- the gspG gene encoding type II secretion system major pseudopilin GspG, with translation MSVHSRTQVRRVRRSAFTLIELLLVLVILAVLAAIVVPKFTGRTDDAKIGAAKTTVRTIEGALDLFEQDNGRYPTTEEGIRALIEMPANVTNWKAPYFKGDTKDPWGNEYGYRYPGTVNTHGPDVFSFGKDGKEGGGDDLGNWVTETK, from the coding sequence ATGTCAGTGCATAGCCGTACACAAGTTCGTCGCGTTCGTCGTTCCGCGTTTACCCTGATCGAACTGCTGCTCGTGCTGGTCATCCTGGCGGTGCTGGCGGCGATCGTGGTGCCGAAGTTCACCGGCCGTACCGACGACGCCAAGATCGGCGCTGCCAAGACCACGGTGCGCACGATCGAAGGTGCGCTAGACCTGTTCGAACAGGACAACGGCCGCTACCCGACGACCGAAGAAGGCATTCGCGCCCTGATCGAAATGCCGGCGAATGTCACGAATTGGAAGGCCCCGTACTTCAAGGGCGACACCAAGGACCCCTGGGGCAACGAATACGGCTACCGCTACCCCGGTACCGTCAACACCCACGGGCCTGACGTCTTCTCGTTCGGCAAGGACGGCAAGGAAGGCGGCGGCGACGACTTGGGCAACTGGGTGACCGAGACCAAGTAA
- the rdgB gene encoding RdgB/HAM1 family non-canonical purine NTP pyrophosphatase, whose amino-acid sequence MSPPKRILIATGNAHKVKEFRQMLASESLTWDDLSSHPNAIAVDETGETFHDNACLKASDYARQFDTWALADDSGLEVDALGGKPGVHSARWAEMNKAGKGDADNNALLLRQLDAVPDDRRTGRFVCELALSDPSGKIVLSARGTVEGTILRSPRGTNGFGYDPLFLVPGLGLTTAELPSDQKHALSHRGNALRVLRSLMLDAGLA is encoded by the coding sequence ATGTCGCCTCCCAAACGCATCCTCATCGCCACCGGCAACGCACATAAGGTCAAAGAGTTCCGGCAGATGCTCGCGAGCGAAAGCCTGACCTGGGACGACCTGTCGAGCCATCCGAACGCAATCGCGGTCGATGAAACCGGCGAAACCTTTCACGACAATGCCTGCCTCAAGGCATCCGACTACGCCCGGCAATTCGACACCTGGGCCTTGGCCGACGACAGCGGGCTTGAAGTCGATGCGCTGGGCGGCAAGCCCGGCGTTCACAGCGCCCGCTGGGCCGAGATGAACAAGGCCGGCAAAGGCGACGCCGACAACAACGCCCTGCTGTTGCGTCAGCTCGACGCCGTCCCCGACGATCGCCGGACCGGGCGATTCGTGTGCGAGCTGGCGTTGTCCGATCCGTCCGGCAAAATTGTGCTGTCGGCGCGCGGGACGGTGGAGGGAACGATTCTCCGCAGCCCGCGCGGGACGAACGGATTCGGATATGATCCCCTGTTCCTGGTCCCCGGGCTTGGCCTGACGACGGCCGAGCTGCCGTCAGACCAGAAACACGCCCTCAGTCATCGCGGTAACGCATTGCGGGTACTCCGGTCATTGATGTTGGACGCAGGATTGGCATGA
- a CDS encoding type II secretion system F family protein, translating into MATFAYTAISRDGKRTAGTLSADSRASAITQVTRQGLHPLKIDETRNGASVPVAAPAKRVTPPPGKKGASKDVAPAKAPDGKASADASPGGLFAARINPNRVSGKLVEGFTRELANLLAGGVSLARALGLLKREASNPNAKALWNAIHDDVVGGTALADSMAKYPKAFSTVYIAMVRAGEAGGFLDVVLQQIADFRTREADLKGKVKAAMVYPIVLAVLSVVVVIFLLSFFIPKFAPIFDQFGGKLPTLTKMIIAASDLVKGYGPYLAVGGVIVGVMYYRWIKSDSGRRRVELITLAVPVLGRVIAHFALVRFCRMLGTLVGAGVPLVSSLKTAREAIGNQTLADTVSHAIEQVQRGEALSKSLANSPLFPASVVETIAVAEETGRLDKELVRVATSYEGDLDRQLRMLVAIAEPVLLIIMASVIGLVVVGMLLPVFNMSELIK; encoded by the coding sequence ATGGCCACTTTCGCATACACAGCCATCAGCCGCGACGGGAAGCGTACCGCTGGTACGCTTAGCGCCGACAGCCGCGCCTCGGCGATCACGCAGGTGACGCGGCAGGGGCTGCATCCGCTGAAGATCGACGAAACGCGCAACGGCGCATCGGTGCCGGTCGCGGCACCGGCGAAGCGCGTCACGCCGCCGCCGGGCAAGAAGGGCGCTTCCAAGGACGTCGCCCCGGCCAAAGCGCCGGACGGCAAGGCATCGGCGGATGCTTCGCCGGGCGGCCTGTTCGCTGCCCGCATCAATCCGAATCGCGTCTCGGGAAAACTGGTCGAAGGGTTCACGCGAGAGCTGGCGAACCTGCTGGCCGGCGGTGTGTCGCTGGCGCGGGCGCTCGGACTGCTCAAGCGCGAAGCCTCCAATCCCAACGCAAAGGCGCTCTGGAACGCGATCCACGACGACGTGGTCGGCGGCACCGCGCTCGCCGACTCGATGGCGAAGTACCCCAAGGCGTTTTCAACCGTCTATATCGCGATGGTTCGGGCAGGCGAAGCCGGCGGCTTTCTCGACGTCGTCCTCCAGCAGATCGCCGATTTCCGCACCCGCGAAGCCGACCTCAAGGGCAAGGTCAAAGCCGCGATGGTCTACCCCATCGTGCTGGCCGTGCTTTCGGTGGTCGTCGTCATCTTCCTGCTGAGCTTTTTCATCCCGAAGTTCGCCCCGATCTTCGACCAGTTCGGCGGCAAGCTGCCGACGCTGACGAAAATGATCATCGCCGCGTCCGACCTGGTGAAAGGCTACGGCCCTTACCTGGCGGTCGGCGGGGTGATTGTTGGCGTGATGTACTACCGCTGGATCAAGTCCGATTCGGGCCGCCGACGGGTGGAACTGATCACACTCGCCGTCCCGGTGCTGGGACGTGTTATCGCCCATTTCGCGCTGGTACGGTTCTGCCGCATGCTGGGTACGCTGGTCGGTGCCGGCGTGCCGCTGGTGTCTTCGCTTAAGACCGCCCGCGAGGCGATCGGCAACCAGACCCTCGCCGACACCGTCAGCCATGCGATCGAACAGGTTCAGCGTGGCGAAGCGCTGTCCAAGAGCCTGGCGAACAGCCCGCTGTTTCCCGCGTCGGTGGTCGAGACGATCGCCGTCGCCGAAGAGACCGGAAGGCTCGACAAGGAACTGGTCCGCGTCGCCACCAGTTACGAAGGCGACCTCGACCGCCAGTTGCGCATGCTTGTCGCGATCGCAGAGCCGGTCCTGCTGATCATCATGGCATCGGTGATCGGCCTGGTGGTGGTCGGTATGCTGCTGCCGGTGTTCAATATGTCGGAGTTGATCAAGTAG
- a CDS encoding anti-sigma factor family protein — MACEQLHLVGALVDGELPAAQTEAVSRHVAACPDCSAEMDELRAMSRLVSAARNSNIGLMPDDAMARLRTHVQGLVESADIGLVWMARVFSGVAASVLIAGIWLLNQPVERPVTQASLVRDQVVITNAMAVLSRDPAPATAPSAPDVRSPESILDDLAGTNLSSAAHVTETELP; from the coding sequence ATGGCCTGCGAACAACTCCATCTTGTCGGTGCGCTGGTGGACGGCGAATTGCCGGCCGCACAAACCGAGGCCGTGTCGCGCCATGTCGCGGCGTGCCCCGACTGCTCGGCGGAGATGGACGAACTGCGCGCCATGAGCCGTCTGGTGTCGGCCGCCCGCAACAGCAACATCGGCCTGATGCCCGACGACGCAATGGCCCGCCTTCGCACCCACGTGCAGGGCCTGGTCGAATCGGCCGACATCGGGCTGGTCTGGATGGCCCGCGTGTTCAGCGGCGTCGCCGCCAGCGTTTTGATCGCCGGCATCTGGCTGTTGAACCAGCCGGTCGAAAGGCCCGTGACGCAGGCGTCGCTGGTCCGCGACCAGGTGGTGATCACCAACGCGATGGCGGTGCTGTCGCGTGATCCTGCCCCGGCCACCGCCCCCAGCGCCCCCGACGTTCGCTCCCCCGAATCGATCCTGGATGACCTGGCCGGCACGAATCTGTCGTCGGCCGCCCACGTGACGGAGACGGAACTGCCATGA